Proteins from a genomic interval of Quercus robur chromosome 9, dhQueRobu3.1, whole genome shotgun sequence:
- the LOC126698369 gene encoding uncharacterized protein LOC126698369, translating into MLSLSQSRNPNPEKCLNLPRLVRTIITSEQHPSLRCVQRRDLLRHDPFPSNANEETQTHKNFSSFLASSGPSPMNPTLQRVQRRDLLRRDPFPSGADEQQQQCHPFPHFVTDDLLRPKTVLPSLTQLSSTYNMSSATTYESTSSGHMCDMDRCVGRTSLSTRNFGRRFYGCQQWSPDSDQACKFFKWLDKNTCPRGRATAPLVHERFTRYKAKAVAARNERDEAHAREAEARELLRIAKRKAEKTKLALRIVEDKVYKYRLALFFSWTMLGIYFVFSTAFRGYDHTQLCLP; encoded by the exons ATGCTCTCACTCTCCCAAAGCAGAaacccaaacccagaaaaatgtCTCAACCTCCCTCGCCTCGTCAGGACCATCATCACCAGTGAACAACACCCAAGTCTCCGATGTGTACAGCGGCGCGATCTCCTCCGTCATGACCCATTTCCCAGCAACGCCAACGAGgaaacccaaacccataaaaatttctCAAGCTTTCTCGCCTCATCAGGACCATCACCGATGAACCCAACTCTCCAACGTGTACAGCGGCGCGATCTCCTCCGTCGTGACCCATTTCCCAGCGGTGCCGAcgagcaacaacaacaatgtcACCCATTTCCCCATTTTGTCACGGACGATCTCCTCCGACCCAAGACGGTGCTTCCCTCCCTCACTCAGCTCAGCTCAA CCTATAATATGTCTTCTGCCACTACTTATGAGTCCACTTCTAGTGGCCATATGTGCGATATGGATCGGTGTGTGGGAAGGACCTCCCTATCTACCCGTAATTTTGGTAGGAGGTTCTATGGATGTCAGCAGTGGTCGCCG GACTCCGATCAGGCATGTAAGTTCTTCAAATGGTTGGACAAGAACACATGCCCACGTGGCCGTGCAACAGCACCACTTGTCCATGAAAGGTTTACCCGATATAAGGCCAAGGCCGTAGCTGCAAGAAATGAAAGGGATGAGGCTCATGCAAGGGAAGCAGAAGCACGGGAGCTCCTAAGGATAGCAAAGCGCAAGGCTGAAAAAACTAAGCTCGCACTCCGAATTGTTGAAGACAAGGTCTACAAGTATAGGCTagctttatttttctcttggaCTATGCTtggtatttattttgtattctcTACTGCTTTTAGGGGCTATGACCATACACAACTGTGTCTGCCATGA
- the LOC126698368 gene encoding uncharacterized protein LOC126698368, whose translation MGNTSKDLLHLEHKHNNPSTSPLALESTLLVCKKDSFPQPQIPIPDAKPVTAPVPKSQVLGKVKDFLGVISEANERLQDGGKDNSENYDIEVLTGNESEIIELDLMLGIADLHTPEAVAAAESAIAGCHPVIPLAASNSGTDSEDSSDNDDDDGEACLPVNLKRSKSSQDHSLSVDVNQSEKRQKIVELS comes from the exons ATGGGGAATACAAGCAAAGACCTTCTTCACTTGGAGCACAAGCACAACAATCCTTCTACCTCACCCTTAGCCTTag AGTCTACACTTCTCGTTTGTAAAAAAGACTCATTTCCTCAACCCCAGATACCCATTCCTGATGCAAAGCCCGTTACTGCCCCTGTACCCAAAAGCCAAG TTTTGGGAAAAGTTAAAGACTTCTTAGGAGTGATATCAGAGGCTAATGAAAGGCTTCAAGATGGTGGAAAG GACAATTCTGAGAACTATGATATCGAAGTGCTCACTGGAAATGAATCTGAAATCATTGAATTG GATTTGATGCTTGGTATTGCTGATCTTCATACCCCTGaggctgttgctgctgctgaaTCTGCAATTGCTGGCTGTCACCCTGTGATTCCATTGGCTGCTAGCAATAGCGGGACAGATTCAGAAGATAGCagtgataatgatgatgatgatggtgaagCATGCCTTCCTGTGAATCTTAAAAGATCAAAGTCTAGCCAAGACCATTCTTTGAGTGTAGATGTCAATCAATCAGAAAAGCGACAGAAGATTGTTGAGCTATCATGA